A stretch of the Schistocerca serialis cubense isolate TAMUIC-IGC-003099 chromosome 2, iqSchSeri2.2, whole genome shotgun sequence genome encodes the following:
- the LOC126455466 gene encoding oocyte zinc finger protein XlCOF19-like isoform X1: MKKKRHCEPGNHEKSHFSEKLARKRKRTSNDITLRSNSCPQNLDTSNDDCHTTSGLEDEEKHFSSSNSQQNTMQDVSDADENRNSVSCVFGEHDCINNYSEGSLKEHSLSRSGNHHYSCTFCSKTFKNSDKLKNHLNVHTGENSYRCTVCSKTLSTASYLKVHMRIHAGDRPFICFVCSKAYIQRSDLKNHLRKHTGEQPFRCTVCCKTFFSSSVLNQHLRIHSSECPYTCTVCNKTFKWKSNLTTHLRIHTGERPFCCTVCSKTFTDGSSLRKHLRVHYVNAPSVARSSAKYLQ; this comes from the exons ATGAAGAAAAAACGACATTGTGAGCCTGGTAACCACGAAAAGTCACATTTTTCAGAG AAGCTtgcaaggaaaaggaagaggacttCAAATGATATCACATTGCGGAG CAACAGTTGTCCACAAAACCTGGATACCAGCAATGATGACTGTCATACAACAAGTGGCCTTGAAGATGAAGAAAAACatttcagcagcagcaacagtcaaCAAAATACCATGCAGGATGTCTCAGATGCAGATGAGAACAGGAATTCTGTCAGTTGTGTGTTTGGAGAACATGATTGTATCAACAACTACAGTGAGGGCAGTCTGAAGGAACACTCACTTTCACGCAGTGGCAATCACCACTACAGCTGCACATTCTGTTCCAAGACATTCAAAAATAGTGACAAGCTAAAGAATCATTTGAATGTGCACACTGGTGAAAATTCCTACAGATGCACTGTGTGCAGCAAAACATTAAGTACAGCCAGTTATCTGAAAGTACACATGAGGATACATGCAGGTGACCGTCCATTCATCTGCTTTGTTTGTAGCAAAGCTTACATACAGAGAAGTGACCTGAAGAATCATTTACGCAAACATACAGGTGAACAacccttcagatgtactgtatgcTGCAAGACATTCTTTAGTAGTAGTGTCCTGAACCAGCACTTGCGTATACACTCGTCTGAATGCCCCTACACATGCACTGTATGCAACAAGACATTTAAATGGAAAAGCAATCTGACAACGCATTTACGTATCCACACGGGTGAACGACCCTTCTGCTGCACTGTATGTAGCAAGACATTCACAGATGGTAGTAGTCTAAGGAAGCATTTGCGGGTCCATTATGTGAATGCCCCTTCAGTTGCAAGGTCTTCAGCAAAATATTTACAGTGA
- the LOC126455466 gene encoding oocyte zinc finger protein XlCOF19-like isoform X2, whose product MKKKRHCEPGNHEKSHFSEKLARKRKRTSNDITLRSCPQNLDTSNDDCHTTSGLEDEEKHFSSSNSQQNTMQDVSDADENRNSVSCVFGEHDCINNYSEGSLKEHSLSRSGNHHYSCTFCSKTFKNSDKLKNHLNVHTGENSYRCTVCSKTLSTASYLKVHMRIHAGDRPFICFVCSKAYIQRSDLKNHLRKHTGEQPFRCTVCCKTFFSSSVLNQHLRIHSSECPYTCTVCNKTFKWKSNLTTHLRIHTGERPFCCTVCSKTFTDGSSLRKHLRVHYVNAPSVARSSAKYLQ is encoded by the exons ATGAAGAAAAAACGACATTGTGAGCCTGGTAACCACGAAAAGTCACATTTTTCAGAG AAGCTtgcaaggaaaaggaagaggacttCAAATGATATCACATTGCGGAG TTGTCCACAAAACCTGGATACCAGCAATGATGACTGTCATACAACAAGTGGCCTTGAAGATGAAGAAAAACatttcagcagcagcaacagtcaaCAAAATACCATGCAGGATGTCTCAGATGCAGATGAGAACAGGAATTCTGTCAGTTGTGTGTTTGGAGAACATGATTGTATCAACAACTACAGTGAGGGCAGTCTGAAGGAACACTCACTTTCACGCAGTGGCAATCACCACTACAGCTGCACATTCTGTTCCAAGACATTCAAAAATAGTGACAAGCTAAAGAATCATTTGAATGTGCACACTGGTGAAAATTCCTACAGATGCACTGTGTGCAGCAAAACATTAAGTACAGCCAGTTATCTGAAAGTACACATGAGGATACATGCAGGTGACCGTCCATTCATCTGCTTTGTTTGTAGCAAAGCTTACATACAGAGAAGTGACCTGAAGAATCATTTACGCAAACATACAGGTGAACAacccttcagatgtactgtatgcTGCAAGACATTCTTTAGTAGTAGTGTCCTGAACCAGCACTTGCGTATACACTCGTCTGAATGCCCCTACACATGCACTGTATGCAACAAGACATTTAAATGGAAAAGCAATCTGACAACGCATTTACGTATCCACACGGGTGAACGACCCTTCTGCTGCACTGTATGTAGCAAGACATTCACAGATGGTAGTAGTCTAAGGAAGCATTTGCGGGTCCATTATGTGAATGCCCCTTCAGTTGCAAGGTCTTCAGCAAAATATTTACAGTGA